The genomic segment GTGGAGGCGCCGCACCTTGGCCCGGAGTTCGATGGGCGAGATCGCGGGAGTGTCGTCGATCCAGATCGGCGCCGTGTTCAGGTGTCCGGCTCCGCTCGCCAGCCGCGTGAAGTCGTCGGATGTCAGTCGGCCCGTCCGGATCCGGCTCGAATCCACCTTGGACTCTGCGCTCAGCATCCGCTGGACGAGCGACTCTCTCGACATTTCGAGCGAGAAGATCGCCACCGGGACATCCTCGCCGATCGCCGTGTGCTGGGCGATGTTCAGCGCGAGGGCCGTTTTGCCCATCGAGGGTCGCCCGGCGAGGACGACGAGGTCGGCCGGCTGAAACCCCGCGGTCATCCGGTCGAGATCGGAGAATCCGGATGCGACGCCGGTGATCGAGCCCGGGTTCCGCACGAGTTCGTCGATCCGGTCCATCGTCGAGCGCAGGACTTCCTTGATGCGGACGAAGGTCCCGCGCTGCTCCGCCTGCGAGATCTCGAAGATCCTCTGTTCCGCGCGGTCGAGCGTCTCGTCGACCTCTCCCGACCCCGTTTCGTAGGCGTCCTGGATGATCTCGGTCGCGCTGGAGATGAGCCGCCGAAGCACCGTCTTGTCGCGCAGAATTCGGCAGTGGTAGGCGATGTTGGCGGCGGTGGGCACGGCGTCCACGAGCTTCGCGAGGTACGCCATCCCGCCGACGGCATCGAGTTCCGCCGCGCTCTGCAGCTCGTCCGCGAGCGTGACGGCGTCGATGACGTCGCCGCGTCCGTACAGGCGCACCATCGCGCGGAAGATCCGGCGGTTGCCCTCCCGGTGGAAGGCGGAATCGTCGATTCGCTCGAGGGCGATGGCGACGGAATCGCCGTCGATGAGCATCGCCCCGAGGACCGAAATCTCGGCCTCCTCGGACCAGGGTGTGCGCCGGGCCTCGATCTCGTCGCTGGGGAGGCTGATCGCCGTCTCAACCACTGCGGGCCTCGCGGTCTCCGGCGCCGTCGAGCATGCGGCGCACGATCTGCAGATCCTCCCACGTCGGCCGGATCCAGCCGGGGTTACGGAGGAGCGCCGCCGGGTGGTAGGTGGCGACGACAGGGTACCCGGAATAGCGGTGCACGGTGCCGCGGAGCCGGCCGAGCGCGGCTTTCGTTTCGAGCAAGGTGCGCGCGGCGAAGGCGCCGAAGGCGATGATCACCTCGGGTTCGATGAGCGCAAGCTGTCGCAGGAGATAGGGGGCGCAGGCCGCAACCTCTTCGGGGAGCGGGTCGCGGTTCCGGGGCGGCCGGGACTTCAGCACGTTGCAGATATAGACGGAGGTCCGCGGAAGCCCGATCGACATCAGCAGACGGTCGAGCAGCTGGCCGGCGCGGCCGACGAAGGGGCGGCCGGTGTCATCTTCATGCTTGCCTGGAGCCTCTCCCACGCACACGACGCGGGCGTTCCCCGCCCCTTCGCCGAAAACCGGGTTCTTCCGCGATTCGTGGAGCGTGCAGCGAGTACAGGAGGCGACGAGCGCGGCCAGCGCCTCCAGATCCGGCGCCTCGGCGATCTCCGACCGCGTCACCGTGGCGGGCGGGCTCGTCACTGCGGCGCCCGGGCGGGCGTCACCGTCCGGGGGAGCCGCGGCGGCCGCGTGCGCCACGCGCCGGGCGGACGCCAGACGGCGCACGACCTCGTCGCGCGTCGCGTGCTCGAGCATGAGCGCGTTCCCCTCCGAGGAGAGCGTCTGCTCGAGAAAGGCGCGGGCGAGCGTCCGGGCTTCGGCATCCGGCGGGTTCAACTCTCCGCCGCCGCCATCGAGGCTTCGATCCGGTCGAGCAGTTCGTCCGCCAACTCCGTCTTCTTCGCCAAAGGCAACTCCTCGGCCGTGCCGCTCCGGTCGATCAACGTGATGCGGTTCGTCTCGGACCCGAATCCCGCACCGGGCTCCACGGCCGAGTTCACCGCAACGACGTGCATGCCTTTCCGCTCGAGTTTCTCTCGTCCGCGGGCCAGGAGGTCCTCCGTCTCAAGCGCAAAACCCAGAGTAAAGATTCCCTTTCGTTCGCGGAACGCCCGCGTCTCCAACAGCAGGTCCGGGCCCGCGCGGAGCGAGAGTTGGAACCCGTCTCCCTTCTTGATCTTCGAGTCGGCCGCGCGGGTCGGCTCGAAGTCGCCGACGGCGGCGGCCATCAGAAGGATGTCCGCATCGGTCAACGCCGTCTCCAGCGCGGCCAGCATCTCGTCGGCCGTCTCGACCTCCACCACGTCGGGCCCCGGGGGTCGCGGCAGCCGGCCGGGCCCGCTGATGAGCGTGACATCGGCCCCGCGCCGCCAGGCGGCCTCGGCGAGCGCGAACCCCATGCGACCCGAAGAACGGTTCGAGATGAAGCGGACGGGATCCAGTGCGGCTCGCGTCGGCCCCGCCGTCGCGATGACCTTCCGTCCGCGCAGGCCGGTGGCCGTTTCGAGCGCCCGCCCGATGCGCGACAGGATCTCCTCCGGCTCCAGGAGCCGTCCCGGCCCGCTCTCCCCCTCCGCGAGCGGACCATCGGCGGGCCCGGCGACCCCGTACCCGACATCGACGAGCCGCGCGACGTTCGCCTGCGTGATCGGATGCTCCCACATCCGCGTGTTCATCGCAGGGCAGAGGATCACCGGCGCGCGCGAGGCCAGCACGGCGGTCGCCGCCAGGTCGTCCGCGGCGCCGGCGGCGAGCCTGGAGATGAGGTTGGCCGTCGCGGGCGCGACGACGACGATATCGGCTTCGAGACCGAGGTCCAGGTGCGCCATGGGCCGGTCCCACAGCGACGCGTGTGCCGGGCGGCCCGTAATCCCCTCGAAGGTGACGCGCCCGATGAAGCGCTCGGCCGCGGCGGTCAGGATGACCTCGACTCCGGCCCCGGCCTCGATCAGGCGGCGGGTGAGGATCGCGCTCTTGTACGCGGCGATCCCGCCGGATACGACGAGCAGCACGCGACGACCGTCGAAGGGCCGCACGGGAGTGCCCGGCGCGCTAGGGCATGAGGGTGGGGCGCGCCCGAACCAGCCGGTATTGCAGCTTCTTCTCTTCCGAGGTCAGCGCGTCCGCCGCGACCGTCGTCAGCTTCTCCGCGCCGTACGGCGAGCGTTCGAGCGGCAGGGCGTTGAGTTCGCGCGCATACTTCGCGGCAACGAGGACGCCCAGGTACTTGTTCGTCGCCGCCTTCGCCACGGCGTCCGGCGTAAACACCTTCATTCCATCTCT from the Candidatus Palauibacter polyketidifaciens genome contains:
- the dnaB gene encoding replicative DNA helicase, with protein sequence MVETAISLPSDEIEARRTPWSEEAEISVLGAMLIDGDSVAIALERIDDSAFHREGNRRIFRAMVRLYGRGDVIDAVTLADELQSAAELDAVGGMAYLAKLVDAVPTAANIAYHCRILRDKTVLRRLISSATEIIQDAYETGSGEVDETLDRAEQRIFEISQAEQRGTFVRIKEVLRSTMDRIDELVRNPGSITGVASGFSDLDRMTAGFQPADLVVLAGRPSMGKTALALNIAQHTAIGEDVPVAIFSLEMSRESLVQRMLSAESKVDSSRIRTGRLTSDDFTRLASGAGHLNTAPIWIDDTPAISPIELRAKVRRLHAEVGVGLVVLDYLQLMSGGARVENRQQEISAISRSLKAIAKEVGVPLLALSQLSRAPEQREGNRPRLSDLRESGAIEQDADVVLFIFREEMHRKPEEVEERGLAGKAELIVGKQRNGPTGTVELYFHKAFTAFESVSRRPEPD
- a CDS encoding uracil-DNA glycosylase, whose amino-acid sequence is MNPPDAEARTLARAFLEQTLSSEGNALMLEHATRDEVVRRLASARRVAHAAAAAPPDGDARPGAAVTSPPATVTRSEIAEAPDLEALAALVASCTRCTLHESRKNPVFGEGAGNARVVCVGEAPGKHEDDTGRPFVGRAGQLLDRLLMSIGLPRTSVYICNVLKSRPPRNRDPLPEEVAACAPYLLRQLALIEPEVIIAFGAFAARTLLETKAALGRLRGTVHRYSGYPVVATYHPAALLRNPGWIRPTWEDLQIVRRMLDGAGDREARSG
- the coaBC gene encoding bifunctional phosphopantothenoylcysteine decarboxylase/phosphopantothenate--cysteine ligase CoaBC, with amino-acid sequence MLLVVSGGIAAYKSAILTRRLIEAGAGVEVILTAAAERFIGRVTFEGITGRPAHASLWDRPMAHLDLGLEADIVVVAPATANLISRLAAGAADDLAATAVLASRAPVILCPAMNTRMWEHPITQANVARLVDVGYGVAGPADGPLAEGESGPGRLLEPEEILSRIGRALETATGLRGRKVIATAGPTRAALDPVRFISNRSSGRMGFALAEAAWRRGADVTLISGPGRLPRPPGPDVVEVETADEMLAALETALTDADILLMAAAVGDFEPTRAADSKIKKGDGFQLSLRAGPDLLLETRAFRERKGIFTLGFALETEDLLARGREKLERKGMHVVAVNSAVEPGAGFGSETNRITLIDRSGTAEELPLAKKTELADELLDRIEASMAAAES